The window TGACGTCGCGACGCTGGCGGAACTCCGCGACCATCTCCTGCACCGGCTCCCACGGCCCGTTCAGCGCCGCGATCGCGGCGTGCTGGCTGAACGCCGACGTGCAGGACACCGAGTTGATGACCAGCCGGGTCACCGGCTCCACCAGGTCCGGCGGGAAGACGCCGAACCCCAGCCGCCACCCGGTCATGGCGAACGTCTTCGACCATCCGTCCAGCAGGACGGTTCGGTCGGCCATGCCGTCGACATCCAGCACGCTGACGTGCGGCCCGTCGTAGCGGATGGCCCAGTACACCTCGTCCGTCAGCACGATCAGGTCGTGGGCCATCGCGATCTCGGCGATGCGCTCCAGGTCCTCGCGGGTCAGCGCGCTGCCGCACGGGTTGTGCGGCGTGTTCAGGATCAGCAGCTTCGTCCGGTCCGTGACCAGCGAGGCCAGCTCCTCGGGGTCGATTCGGAACTGGTTCCCCTCGCGCAGCGGAACGGGGACCGGCGTCGCGCCGGCGAACGCTGAGATCGACTCGTACATCGGGAAGGCGGGGTTCGGGTAGAGGACCTCGTCGCCCTCCTGGCACAGGGCCATGATCACGTAGAACATGATCGGCTTGGCCCCCGGCGTGACCACCACCCGGTCCGGCGTGGCGCTTAGGCGGCCGTTCCGTTCCAGGAACTCGGCCACGGCCTCGCGGAGCGGCGGGATGCCCGGCGCCGGCACGTAGTGGGTCTGGCCGGAGGCGAGCGCTTCTGCCGCGGCGTCGCGGATGTGCTGCGGCGTGTCGAAGTCCGGCTCGCCGATCTCCAGGTGGATGACCTTGCGGCCGGTGGCCTCCAGCGCCCGGGCCCGGGCCAGGACCTCGAACGCGGACTCGGTCCCCAACCGGCCCATGCGGTCCGCGAGCTGCATCGTTCGGAAGCTACGACCGCTCACTTCGGGCAGTCAAGTCGAACGGGGGGTGGGTGCGCCGGGGGTCGTCTGTCGTCCGTTCGCGTGTCGGGTCCCTGGTGGGTGGTGGCTGTCGCTGGTGGCCCGGTCTCCCTCCCCTCCCTGTGGGACGCCGTCGCCGGCGTCCGTAGTCGTGGTGTGTGGGCGGTTTGTGGGGCAGTTTGCGTCAGCAGCGTCAACGAGGGACGGGCGCCGTCCCCGGCAATCCCGACGCTAACATGCAGAAGCACAGGACGAAGGAGCAGGCGGATGCGAGTCGAGGATGTCGAGATCCTCACCGACGACCGGATCGGGCGGCCCTATGAAGTGTTGGGTCTGATCGAAGCTCGTGTCACTGCAGGGGCCGCCTGGAACAAAGCAAGGACAGTCGAGGACGTGAACTCGAAGCTGCGAGAGGTTGCCCTGCGGATGGGGGCCAATGCCGTACTCAACACACGCTACGAACGCGGGATTTCGATGACGTCGTGGAAGGCGCTTACCGCCCGGGGTTGGGCCGTCAGGGCGGAGAGCGTCGACAAGCAGTGTCCCTTCTGCGCTGAGACCATCAAGCGGGCGGCATCGGTATGTCGATTCTGTGGCCGTGATCTTCCACCTCAGCCCGAAAACTGACCCTGGGGGGAGCCTTCACTAAGGGCTGCTCGATGGCGGTCACCGAGAGCGGATCTGCGAC of the Actinomycetota bacterium genome contains:
- a CDS encoding pyridoxal phosphate-dependent aminotransferase; translated protein: MQLADRMGRLGTESAFEVLARARALEATGRKVIHLEIGEPDFDTPQHIRDAAAEALASGQTHYVPAPGIPPLREAVAEFLERNGRLSATPDRVVVTPGAKPIMFYVIMALCQEGDEVLYPNPAFPMYESISAFAGATPVPVPLREGNQFRIDPEELASLVTDRTKLLILNTPHNPCGSALTREDLERIAEIAMAHDLIVLTDEVYWAIRYDGPHVSVLDVDGMADRTVLLDGWSKTFAMTGWRLGFGVFPPDLVEPVTRLVINSVSCTSAFSQHAAIAALNGPWEPVQEMVAEFRQRRDVIVDGLNGIPGISCQEPAGAFYVFPSVAGVGAPSKEIEAHLLSEAGVACLSGTAFGAHGEGYLRFSYANSIQNIRDALEAVEATLPDLSKHG
- a CDS encoding zinc ribbon domain-containing protein — its product is MRVEDVEILTDDRIGRPYEVLGLIEARVTAGAAWNKARTVEDVNSKLREVALRMGANAVLNTRYERGISMTSWKALTARGWAVRAESVDKQCPFCAETIKRAASVCRFCGRDLPPQPEN